Proteins co-encoded in one Klebsiella michiganensis genomic window:
- a CDS encoding bifunctional aconitate hydratase 2/2-methylisocitrate dehydratase (catalyzes the conversion of citrate to isocitrate and the conversion of 2-methylaconitate to 2-methylisocitrate), with amino-acid sequence MTMRARRTVVLEEYRKHVAERAAEGIVPKPLDATQMAALVELLKTPPAGEEAFLLDLITNRVPPGVDEAAYVKAGFLAAIAKGDATSPLISPEKAVELLGTMQGGYNIHPLIDALDNEKLAPIAAKALSHTLLMFDNFYDVEEKAKAGNTYAQQVLKSWSEAEWFLSRPKLAEKITVTVFKVTGETNTDDLSPAPDAWSRPDIPLHALAMLKNAREGIEPDQAGVIGPIKQIEALQKKGFPLAYVGDVVGTGSSRKSATNSVLWFMGDDIPNVPNKRGGGVVLGGKIAPIFFNTMEDAGALPIEVDVNDLNMGDVIDIYPYKGEVRNHQTDAVIANFELKTDVLLDEVRAGGRIPLIIGRGLTTKAREALSLPHSDVFVQAKDVAASTRGYSLAQKMVGRACGVEGIRPGAYCEPKMTSVGSQDTTGPMTRDELKDLACLGFSADLVMQSFCHTAAYPKPVDVTTHHTLPDFIMNRGGVSLRPGDGVIHSWLNRMLLPDTVGTGGDSHTRFPIGISFPAGSGLVAFAAATGVMPLDMPESVLVRFKGEMQPGITLRDLVHAIPLYAIKQGLLTVEKKGKKNIFSGRILEIEGLPTLKVEQAFELTDASAERSAAGCTIKLDREPIEEYLNSNIVLLKWMIAEGYGDRRTLERRVQGMEKWLADPQLMEADADAEYAAVIDIDLNDIKEPILCAPNDPDDARLLSDVAGEKIDEVFIGSCMTNIGHFRAAGKLLDSHKGQLPTRLWVAPPTRMDAAQLTEEGYYSVFGKSGARIEIPGCSLCMGNQARVADGATVVSTSTRNFPNRLGTGANVFLASAELAAVASLLGKLPTPDEYQTFMTQVDKTAVDTYRYLNFDQLSQYTEKADGVIFQTAV; translated from the coding sequence ATGACAATGAGAGCGAGGAGAACCGTCGTGCTAGAAGAATACCGTAAGCACGTAGCTGAACGTGCCGCAGAAGGGATTGTTCCAAAACCCTTAGATGCCACCCAAATGGCCGCACTGGTTGAGCTGCTGAAAACCCCACCAGCAGGTGAAGAAGCATTCCTGTTAGATCTGATTACTAACCGTGTACCACCGGGCGTTGATGAAGCCGCCTACGTGAAAGCCGGTTTCCTTGCTGCCATTGCCAAAGGCGATGCTACTTCCCCGCTGATCTCCCCTGAAAAAGCCGTTGAACTGCTGGGCACCATGCAGGGTGGCTACAACATTCATCCGCTGATTGACGCGCTGGATAACGAAAAGCTGGCGCCGATTGCCGCCAAAGCGCTGTCCCACACGCTGCTGATGTTCGATAACTTCTATGATGTAGAAGAGAAAGCCAAAGCGGGCAACACCTACGCTCAGCAAGTGCTGAAGTCCTGGTCAGAAGCCGAGTGGTTCCTGTCTCGCCCTAAACTGGCCGAGAAAATCACCGTTACCGTCTTTAAAGTCACCGGTGAAACCAACACCGATGACCTGTCCCCGGCGCCGGACGCATGGTCCCGCCCGGACATCCCGCTGCACGCCCTGGCGATGCTGAAAAACGCCCGTGAAGGCATTGAGCCGGATCAGGCTGGCGTGATTGGCCCTATTAAGCAGATTGAAGCGCTGCAGAAAAAAGGTTTCCCGCTGGCCTACGTAGGCGACGTTGTGGGCACCGGTTCTTCCCGTAAATCCGCCACCAACTCCGTGCTGTGGTTCATGGGTGACGATATCCCGAACGTGCCAAACAAGCGCGGCGGTGGCGTTGTGCTGGGCGGAAAAATTGCGCCAATCTTCTTCAATACCATGGAAGATGCCGGTGCGCTGCCGATCGAAGTTGACGTAAATGATCTGAATATGGGCGATGTGATCGACATTTACCCGTACAAAGGCGAAGTGCGTAATCACCAAACCGATGCGGTAATCGCCAACTTTGAACTGAAAACCGACGTGCTGCTGGACGAAGTCCGCGCCGGGGGCCGTATCCCGCTGATCATCGGCCGTGGCCTGACGACCAAAGCGCGTGAAGCGCTTAGCCTGCCGCACAGCGACGTTTTCGTTCAGGCGAAAGACGTTGCCGCCAGCACCCGTGGTTACTCGCTGGCGCAGAAAATGGTTGGTCGTGCCTGTGGCGTGGAAGGTATTCGCCCTGGCGCTTACTGCGAACCGAAGATGACTTCCGTAGGTTCCCAGGACACCACCGGGCCAATGACGCGTGACGAGCTGAAAGACCTTGCCTGTCTTGGTTTCTCCGCGGATCTGGTGATGCAGTCCTTCTGTCACACCGCCGCTTATCCGAAGCCGGTGGACGTCACGACTCACCACACTCTGCCTGACTTCATCATGAACCGTGGCGGCGTGTCCCTGCGTCCTGGCGATGGTGTCATTCACTCATGGCTGAACCGCATGCTGCTGCCGGATACCGTTGGCACCGGCGGTGACTCCCATACCCGTTTCCCAATTGGGATTTCCTTCCCGGCGGGGTCTGGTCTGGTGGCGTTTGCCGCGGCAACCGGCGTTATGCCGCTGGATATGCCTGAATCCGTGCTGGTTCGCTTTAAAGGCGAAATGCAGCCGGGCATTACCCTGCGTGATTTGGTACATGCGATCCCGCTGTATGCCATCAAACAGGGCCTGCTGACCGTTGAGAAGAAAGGTAAGAAAAATATCTTCTCTGGTCGTATCCTGGAAATCGAAGGTCTGCCGACGCTGAAAGTTGAGCAAGCGTTTGAGCTGACCGATGCTTCCGCAGAGCGCTCTGCGGCAGGTTGCACCATTAAGCTGGATCGCGAGCCGATCGAAGAGTACCTGAATTCAAACATTGTGCTGCTGAAGTGGATGATTGCCGAAGGTTACGGTGACCGTCGTACGCTTGAGCGTCGTGTTCAGGGCATGGAGAAGTGGCTGGCAGATCCGCAGCTGATGGAAGCCGACGCCGACGCAGAATACGCGGCAGTGATCGACATCGATCTGAACGATATCAAAGAGCCTATCCTCTGTGCGCCAAATGACCCGGACGATGCTCGTCTGCTGTCCGACGTGGCCGGTGAGAAGATTGACGAAGTGTTTATCGGTTCCTGCATGACCAACATTGGTCACTTCCGTGCGGCAGGTAAACTGCTGGACAGCCACAAAGGCCAGCTGCCAACTCGCCTGTGGGTGGCGCCGCCAACCCGTATGGACGCGGCTCAGCTGACGGAAGAGGGGTACTACAGCGTGTTCGGTAAGAGTGGCGCGCGTATCGAAATTCCAGGCTGCTCCCTGTGCATGGGTAACCAGGCTCGCGTGGCGGATGGTGCGACGGTGGTATCGACTTCAACCCGTAACTTCCCGAACCGTTTAGGGACCGGGGCGAACGTCTTCCTGGCGTCTGCGGAGCTGGCGGCTGTTGCTTCCCTGCTGGGCAAGCTGCCAACCCCTGACGAGTATCAGACCTTCATGACTCAGGTTGATAAAACGGCTGTAGACACTTACCGCTACCTGAATTTTGATCAGCTTTCTCAGTACACCGAGAAAGCGGACGGCGTAATCTTCCAGACCGCTGTTTAA